Part of the bacterium genome, CGCGTTGTTGGTCCTCGGGATGGATCGCCGTGCGCCAATCGTCGAGCGGGAGATCATCGGGAGAAAGCCCGGAAACCTCGAAAAAGGAGTCGCTCGCCCATTCGAGTCGCAGATGGTTCGGAGGAGTGATGACGATGCAGAACACGCAATCGAACGACAACTCGAGGAGACGGCGTTGGTGCGCCTCCTGCTCGCGCAATTGTCGATGAATTCGCTCCAGTTCCCCGTGCGATGAGGCCAACTCCGAACGATCAACCGCCGAACGTATGCCGTGGCGCAATACCTCGATGGCAGAGCGAACTCGTGAAATCAGCGCAGGCCGATCCAGCTTCAACCCATTCCCCTCAGGATCTCTCCGCGCGCACTCTAACAAACCGCACAATAATTCCCGAATCGACCATACTCGAGCACGACCGTGCTGTTTTTTGAGTACGACCGTGCTATTTTCTGATTCGATGAAAACGGAGAAACTCGACCGTTCGATGCGCCATGGCGAACGCCGACGGCGCGAGATCCTCGCCCTCGCGGTGGACCTGAGCTCGGCAGAAGGCCTCGAGGGCCTCTCCATCGGCCGGCTTGCCGATGAAGCGGGTTTGAGCAAGAGCGGCCTGTACGGCCATTTTGGCTCCAAGGAAGAACTGCAACTCGCCGCCATCGCTGCGGCCTCCCGGGCCTTCGAAACAGCGGTCATGCTTCCCTCTCAGGACGAAGAGCCCGGTTTGATGCGACTGCGCGAGATGCTCGAGCTGTGGCTGAGTCACGTCGAAAGGCGCGACAATCGCGGAGGCTGTTTCCTCTTCGCGACCTCGAGTGAGTTCGGCAGTCGCCCCGGAGAGATTCGCAAGAAACTCGCGTTCGCCACTCGGGCGTGGTTGCTCGCGCTGGAGCGCGAAGTCAGGGTTGCAGTCCGATCGGGCGAGTTCGAACCCGATACCGACCCCCGTCAGCTCGCCTTCGAACTACACGCCTTCGTCCAAGAAGCCAACTGGGCACGCGAACTCTTTGACGACTCGCGTGCCTTCCGTCGCGCACAGACAGCCATCAACCACAGACTTCGAAGTCTCCGCCCACACAGTTCAAAGAATTGAGTTCGAAAGACAAGGCCGTGCCTCTGACGGCTGATGTCGTTGTGCTGCTGGGGACTCTCCCGTACACGGGATTGCGCAGACGGCCAGGAAGCCCCGAGGCTCCTTCCGCCTGAATCCGCTCCGGCGCGCTACTATCCCCGGCCTATGCATCCCTCCAGAATCTGGCTTGCCTGCGCCGCGGCATGCACACTGCTCGCCCTGATGAGTGCGCCTCGCCCGGCCGAGGCGCATGGACGCAGCGTTTCCTACTCGCGCTGGGAGATCGAAACCGGGAGCGTGCGTGTACGAGCGCGCATTTCGCTACTGGAACTGACCCGCCTGGGGATCCAACCGAGTACACCCCCCGAACTCACCGCCCGTTACCTGTCCGACCACCTTCGCCTGACCGCAGCGGGTGTACATTGCCCGCCCGAGCAGTTGCCGCGCGCAAGAGGAGCCCGCGAGGGCTGGGCGGCCTTCAGTTGGACGGTGCGCTGCCCAGAAAGCGACGACTTGGCGGTCGAGAGCCAGATCCTGTTGAAGGTCGCACCTTCCCATCTGCACTTCGCGCGCGTGAGCTTCGCCGGAGGTCGATTCACCGAACGTGTCTTGACCGAGGCCGAGCCGAGCTGGCCCCTGCCCATGCCCGGAGACAATGCAGCCGCTTCCGAGAAGCAAGGTACCGGTACGTCATTGCTCGAATACCTGGTATTGGGTGTCGAACACATTCTTTCGGGCTGGGACCATCTGGCCTTCCTGCTCGCGCTACTGCTTCTTGCGGGAACGCTAGGCGAAGTCGCCACATTGGTGACATCGTTCACCGTCGCGCATAGCGTCACCCTCGGACTCGCGGCACTGGGAGTGTTGCACCCGAATGCCTCTGCCGTTGAAGCCATGATCGGCTTCTCGATCGCCCTGGTCGCCGCAGAGAATTCCTGGCTTCTGGGTGGCAAGGACCGGCGCGTGCCGATGGTGGTCGGTGTCGGCACGCTGCTATTCGCAGGGATTGCCCTCGGGGGCTTTGTCAAGGTCTCGCCTCTGGCTTTCGTTGGCCTGGCACTGTTTTCGATCTGCCACTTCGGCCTGCTACGCACAGCCAGTCATCCGGCTCGTCTGCGGGCGGCGGTCGCTTTTGCTTTCGGCCTGGTACACGGTTTTGGCTTTGCCGGAGTACTCGATGAGATGCAACTGGATTCTTCCAGACTTCTGCCTGCACTCTTCGGATTCAACGCGGGTGTAGAAGTGGGACAACTCGCACTCGTGGCTCTGGTCTGGCCCCTGTTGCGCCTGCTTGCGCGTCAGCGCGACGGCCATTGGCATCGCCAGCTGGCGAAGATCGGATCCGCGGCGATCTGCGGACTGGGGATCTTCTGGTTCGTGACCAGGATCTTTGGTTAGGACCTGGGCAGTTCGAATGGAAAGTCGAAGCCCGCGGCCCAGGCGTCCGTGAATTCCGACGCCGGAACAGGCCTTCCGAACAGATAGCCCTGCATGTTCGTGCAACCGAGCGCGTACAAGAAGGCCATCTCTTCTTCGGTCTCCACACCCTCGGCGATCACCT contains:
- a CDS encoding TetR/AcrR family transcriptional regulator, which codes for MLFSDSMKTEKLDRSMRHGERRRREILALAVDLSSAEGLEGLSIGRLADEAGLSKSGLYGHFGSKEELQLAAIAAASRAFETAVMLPSQDEEPGLMRLREMLELWLSHVERRDNRGGCFLFATSSEFGSRPGEIRKKLAFATRAWLLALEREVRVAVRSGEFEPDTDPRQLAFELHAFVQEANWARELFDDSRAFRRAQTAINHRLRSLRPHSSKN
- a CDS encoding HupE/UreJ family protein, which gives rise to MIGFSIALVAAENSWLLGGKDRRVPMVVGVGTLLFAGIALGGFVKVSPLAFVGLALFSICHFGLLRTASHPARLRAAVAFAFGLVHGFGFAGVLDEMQLDSSRLLPALFGFNAGVEVGQLALVALVWPLLRLLARQRDGHWHRQLAKIGSAAICGLGIFWFVTRIFG